A window from Pseudomonas frederiksbergensis encodes these proteins:
- the plsB gene encoding glycerol-3-phosphate 1-O-acyltransferase PlsB — MTRSPFRRLVFGTLRRLLYLWVRSETINQSSFTLNLDRSRPVFYVLQNPSLTDLAVVDTECSKAGLPRPVLPVSVGTLEEPAAFFYLTPEPDWIGRQDKRGAPPTLTRLVSALSQNAAEDAQIIPVSVFWGQSPDSESSPWKLLFADSWAVTGRLRRLLSIIVLGRKTRVQFSAPIHLRELIDHNKGHERTVRMAQRILRVHFRNLKAAVIGPDISHRRNLVKGLLNQPLVKQAILDEAERENISPEKAKAQALRYGNEIASDYTYTAIRFLEVVLSWFWNKIYDGIKVNHIEGVQKVAQGHEVIYVPCHRSHIDYLLLSYLLFRNGLTPPHIAAGINLNMPVIGSLLRRGGAFFMRRTFKGNPLYTSVFNEYLHTLFTKGFPVEYFVEGGRSRTGRMLQPKTGMLAITLRSFLRSSRMPIVFIPVYIGYERVLEGRTYLGELRGATKKKESIFDIFKVIGALKQRFGQVAVNFGEPIKLAEFLDSEQPDWRQQELGPQFKPAWLNETTNRLGEKVAQHLNEAAAINPVNLVALALLSTSRLALDDRAMARVLDLYLALLRKVPYSPHTTLPEGNGRALIEHVKDMDLLSEQSDALGKILYLDEQNAVLMTYYRNNVLHIFALPALLASFFQSASRMSREQILRYTRALYPYLQSELFIRWSLDELDAVIDQWLEAFVEQGLLRFENDVYLRPAPSSRHFVLLTLLSKSIAQTLQRFYMTVSLLLNSGQNSISAEELEDLCTVMAQRLSILHGLNAPEFFDKSLFRHFIQTLLDLDVLKRDEAGKLSYHELLGELAEGAAKRVLPAEIRLSIRQVALHRSEDAADQV; from the coding sequence ATGACCCGTTCCCCGTTCCGCCGTCTTGTGTTTGGCACCCTGCGCCGACTGCTCTACCTCTGGGTTCGCTCGGAGACGATCAATCAGTCGTCGTTCACCCTCAACCTCGACCGCAGCCGCCCGGTGTTCTACGTCCTGCAAAATCCTTCACTGACCGACCTCGCCGTGGTCGACACCGAATGCAGCAAGGCCGGCCTGCCGCGCCCGGTGTTGCCGGTTTCAGTAGGTACGCTGGAAGAACCCGCCGCGTTCTTTTACCTGACGCCGGAGCCAGACTGGATCGGCCGCCAGGACAAACGCGGCGCGCCGCCGACCCTCACCCGCCTGGTCAGCGCCCTCAGCCAGAACGCCGCCGAAGATGCGCAGATCATTCCGGTCAGCGTGTTCTGGGGCCAGTCGCCGGACAGCGAATCGAGCCCGTGGAAGCTGCTCTTCGCCGACAGCTGGGCGGTCACCGGACGCCTGCGTCGGTTGCTGAGCATCATTGTGCTGGGGCGCAAGACCCGCGTTCAGTTCTCCGCGCCGATCCATTTGCGCGAGCTGATCGACCACAACAAGGGCCACGAGCGCACCGTGCGCATGGCCCAGCGAATTCTGCGGGTGCACTTCCGCAACCTGAAAGCCGCGGTGATCGGCCCGGACATTTCCCACCGCCGCAACCTGGTCAAAGGCCTGCTCAATCAGCCCTTGGTCAAGCAAGCGATCCTCGACGAAGCCGAGCGTGAAAACATCTCCCCGGAGAAAGCCAAGGCCCAGGCCCTGCGCTACGGCAACGAGATCGCCTCCGACTACACCTACACCGCGATCCGCTTTCTGGAAGTGGTGCTGAGCTGGTTCTGGAACAAGATCTACGACGGGATCAAGGTCAACCACATCGAAGGCGTGCAGAAGGTCGCCCAGGGTCACGAAGTGATCTATGTGCCGTGCCATCGCAGTCACATCGACTACCTGCTGCTGTCCTATCTGCTGTTCCGCAATGGCCTGACCCCGCCGCACATTGCCGCCGGGATCAACCTCAACATGCCAGTGATCGGCAGCCTGCTGCGCCGTGGCGGTGCGTTCTTCATGCGCCGCACCTTCAAGGGCAACCCGCTCTACACCTCAGTGTTCAACGAATACCTGCACACCCTGTTTACCAAAGGCTTCCCGGTGGAGTACTTCGTCGAGGGTGGCCGTTCGCGCACCGGGCGCATGCTGCAACCGAAAACCGGCATGCTGGCGATCACCCTGCGCAGCTTCCTGCGTTCGTCACGGATGCCGATCGTTTTCATCCCGGTCTACATCGGTTACGAGCGTGTGCTGGAAGGCCGGACCTACCTTGGCGAACTGCGTGGCGCGACCAAGAAGAAAGAATCGATTTTCGACATCTTCAAAGTCATCGGCGCGCTCAAGCAGCGCTTCGGCCAGGTCGCGGTGAACTTCGGCGAGCCGATCAAACTGGCGGAATTCCTCGACAGCGAGCAGCCGGACTGGCGTCAACAGGAACTCGGTCCGCAATTCAAACCGGCCTGGCTCAACGAAACCACCAACCGCCTCGGCGAGAAAGTCGCGCAACACCTGAACGAGGCGGCGGCAATCAACCCGGTCAACCTGGTGGCCCTGGCGCTACTGTCCACCAGCCGTCTCGCGCTGGATGATCGTGCGATGGCGCGCGTCCTCGATCTGTACCTGGCACTGCTGCGCAAGGTCCCGTATTCGCCGCACACCACGTTGCCCGAAGGTAACGGCCGCGCGTTGATCGAGCATGTGAAGGACATGGATTTGCTGTCCGAGCAGAGCGATGCCCTGGGCAAGATTTTGTATCTGGACGAACAAAACGCCGTCCTGATGACCTACTACCGCAACAATGTTTTGCACATCTTCGCCTTGCCGGCGCTGCTGGCGAGCTTCTTCCAGAGTGCCTCGCGCATGAGCCGCGAACAGATCCTGCGCTACACCCGCGCGCTGTATCCGTACCTGCAATCGGAGCTGTTCATTCGCTGGTCGCTGGACGAACTGGATGCGGTGATCGATCAATGGCTCGAAGCCTTCGTCGAGCAAGGTCTGCTTCGCTTCGAGAACGACGTCTACCTGCGGCCGGCGCCGAGCTCGCGGCATTTCGTGCTGCTGACCCTGCTGTCGAAAAGCATCGCCCAGACCCTGCAACGCTTCTACATGACGGTCTCGCTGCTGCTCAACAGCGGTCAGAACAGCATCAGCGCCGAAGAGCTGGAAGACTTGTGCACGGTCATGGCCCAGCGCCTGTCGATCCTCCATGGCCTCAACGCCCCGGAGTTTTTCGACAAGAGCCTGTTCCGCCACTTCATCCAGACTCTGCTCGACCTCGACGTGCTCAAGCGCGACGAAGCCGGCAAGCTGAGCTATCACGAACTGCTCGGCGAACTGGCCGAAGGTGCGGCCAAGCGAGTGCTGCCAGCGGAGATTCGCTTGTCGATTCGTCAAGTTGCGTTGCATCGCAGTGAAGATGCGGCGGATCAAGTTTAG
- a CDS encoding YbaY family lipoprotein, which translates to MKKRSLLGLTALLAACQSIQPAAKTSLNGEVFYLQRIALPPSATLSVSLQDVSLADAPAVVLDEHKGPVKGQVPLPFHLSYDPTQVKPGHRYSVSARIEVNGELMFITTEHHAVQLDGSDPQPLKIRVDAAR; encoded by the coding sequence ATGAAAAAACGCTCGCTTCTAGGGCTTACGGCTCTACTCGCTGCCTGCCAATCAATACAACCTGCTGCGAAAACCAGCCTCAATGGCGAAGTGTTCTACCTGCAACGCATCGCCCTGCCGCCGAGTGCGACCTTAAGCGTCAGCTTGCAGGACGTTTCCCTGGCCGACGCGCCCGCCGTGGTCCTCGACGAACACAAAGGCCCGGTCAAAGGCCAGGTGCCGCTGCCGTTTCATCTGAGTTACGATCCAACGCAGGTCAAACCGGGCCATCGTTATTCGGTCAGCGCACGGATCGAAGTGAATGGCGAACTGATGTTCATCACCACCGAACATCACGCCGTTCAGCTGGATGGCAGCGATCCGCAGCCACTGAAAATCCGCGTCGACGCCGCCCGCTAA
- a CDS encoding DUF4197 domain-containing protein, which produces MFRPTLRFAGLCAGLMISASALALSLNDLSQQDATGGLKDALTQGAQLAVKQLGTPGGFSNNPDVKIELPGKLGKVASKMKQFGMGAQVDQLETSMNKAAETAVTQAQPILVDAVKKMSVEDAKGILSGGKDSATQYLSKTSREQIRVKFLPIVKQATDQVGLAKQYNSFAGQAATLGVVDAKNANIESYVTEQALNGLFEMIGKQEETIRQNPAAAATSLAKKVFGTL; this is translated from the coding sequence ATGTTCCGTCCTACCCTTCGCTTCGCCGGCCTGTGCGCAGGCTTGATGATCTCCGCCAGCGCCCTGGCACTGTCGCTCAACGACCTGTCCCAACAAGACGCCACCGGCGGCCTCAAGGATGCCCTGACCCAAGGTGCGCAACTGGCCGTGAAACAACTCGGCACGCCGGGCGGCTTCAGCAACAACCCGGACGTGAAAATCGAATTGCCGGGCAAACTGGGCAAAGTCGCCAGCAAGATGAAACAGTTCGGCATGGGCGCCCAGGTCGATCAGCTGGAAACCAGCATGAACAAAGCGGCTGAAACCGCGGTGACGCAAGCCCAGCCGATCCTGGTGGACGCGGTGAAGAAGATGAGCGTGGAGGACGCCAAGGGCATTCTCAGCGGCGGCAAGGACTCGGCCACGCAGTACCTGAGCAAAACCAGCCGCGAACAGATCCGCGTCAAGTTCCTGCCGATCGTCAAGCAAGCCACCGACCAGGTGGGCCTGGCCAAGCAGTACAACTCGTTCGCCGGGCAAGCCGCGACGCTGGGTGTGGTGGATGCGAAGAACGCCAACATCGAAAGCTACGTGACCGAGCAGGCGTTGAACGGTTTGTTCGAAATGATTGGTAAACAGGAAGAAACCATTCGCCAGAATCCTGCGGCGGCAGCGACCAGTTTGGCGAAGAAGGTGTTTGGCACCCTCTAG
- a CDS encoding Fic family protein has protein sequence MKKPPIFRGRTDPVFDLLGKSPHKERLSDYLGLLKPMDDQGRYLPFDELRYRWAPGLDSNLCWALVKKARTAQYSSLLPLGEPLQWGNFVLTPLAQKAISAVDRKATTAALEYMTSQIGEHAHFSYLLNDLIEDEAISSSQLEGAATTTRVAKDMLKRNRLPRTPDERMVIGNYKMMNFAWEKRYDALSAELISAMHRVGVEGIDDTQYSPGAFRGNDDVVVQDGEGNTVHTPPPAVGLASRLRVLSTWINQPHNDPDQEDYLHPLIKGIALHFALGYEHPFRDGNGRVARALFYWFMFKNDFSAFRYIAISILLRSAPVKYGRSYLNTEADDLDLTYFIDFQCSVILRAVSGFTDAYRKRLAYAESFDRWLLESGLLDRLTEKQRAVFQVAKSGMAKEFTAVNLKENLGCSYNTASATLNGLVELEVFEKRKMGREWVFFLRVQNTTPF, from the coding sequence ATGAAAAAGCCGCCCATTTTTAGGGGAAGGACCGACCCGGTATTCGACCTGTTGGGGAAGTCGCCCCACAAGGAACGCCTCTCGGATTACCTCGGCTTGCTCAAGCCGATGGACGACCAGGGGCGTTATCTGCCGTTCGATGAATTGCGCTACCGCTGGGCGCCGGGGCTGGATTCGAATCTGTGCTGGGCGTTGGTGAAGAAAGCACGGACTGCGCAGTACTCAAGTCTTTTGCCTTTGGGCGAGCCGCTTCAATGGGGCAACTTCGTGCTCACTCCGCTCGCGCAGAAAGCTATTTCCGCTGTCGATCGAAAAGCCACGACGGCCGCGCTGGAGTACATGACCAGTCAGATCGGTGAGCATGCGCATTTCAGCTACCTGTTGAATGACTTGATCGAAGACGAAGCCATCAGCAGCAGTCAGCTCGAAGGCGCAGCGACCACCACGCGGGTGGCCAAGGACATGCTCAAGCGCAATCGCCTGCCGCGCACACCGGATGAGCGAATGGTGATCGGCAACTACAAGATGATGAATTTCGCCTGGGAAAAGCGTTATGACGCCCTGAGTGCCGAACTGATTTCAGCCATGCACCGGGTGGGTGTCGAGGGCATTGATGACACGCAATATTCGCCGGGGGCGTTCAGGGGCAACGATGATGTGGTGGTGCAGGACGGTGAGGGAAACACCGTGCATACACCGCCGCCCGCCGTAGGGCTGGCGTCACGATTGCGGGTGCTGTCGACGTGGATCAATCAGCCCCACAACGATCCCGATCAAGAGGATTACCTTCATCCACTGATCAAAGGCATCGCACTGCATTTTGCTCTGGGTTATGAGCATCCTTTTCGTGATGGCAACGGCCGGGTGGCGCGGGCGCTGTTTTATTGGTTCATGTTCAAGAATGACTTCTCTGCCTTTCGCTACATTGCGATCAGCATTTTGCTGCGTAGTGCGCCGGTGAAATACGGACGGTCGTATCTGAATACTGAGGCTGATGACCTCGATCTGACTTATTTCATCGACTTCCAGTGTTCGGTCATCCTGCGGGCTGTCAGCGGTTTTACCGATGCTTATCGGAAAAGGCTGGCGTATGCCGAAAGCTTTGATCGTTGGTTGTTGGAATCCGGTTTGTTAGACCGATTGACCGAGAAGCAACGAGCCGTATTCCAGGTGGCCAAGAGTGGAATGGCCAAGGAGTTTACGGCGGTCAATTTGAAGGAGAACCTGGGCTGTTCCTACAACACCGCGTCGGCCACATTGAATGGCCTGGTCGAGCTGGAGGTGTTTGAGAAAAGGAAGATGGGACGCGAGTGGGTGTTCTTTCTGCGGGTTCAAAACACAACCCCGTTCTGA
- a CDS encoding efflux RND transporter permease subunit yields the protein MGFNLSEWALRNRQIVLFLMLLLAIVGALSYTKLGQSEDPPFTFKAMVIRTIWPGATAQEVSRQVTERIEKKLMETGEYERIVSFSRPGESQVTFVARDSMHSVEIPELWYQARKKINDIRHTLPPGIQGPFFNDEFGTTFGNIYALTGEGFDYAVLKDYADRVQIQLQRVKDVGKVDLLGLQDEKVWIELSNVKLATLGLPLSAVQQALEEQNAVSTAGFFETSSERLQLRVSGNFQTVEEIKNFPIRVGDRTFRIADVADVRRGFNDPPAPSMRFMAENAIGLAVAMKDGGDILVLGKALEIEFDRIQKNLPAGMQLRKVSDQPAAVKSSVGEFVQVLVEALAIVLLVSFFSLGVRTGMVVALAIPLVLAMTFACMYYLGIGLHKISLGALVLALGLLVDDAIIAVEMMAIKMEQGFDRIKAASYAWTSTAFPMLTGTLITAAGFLPIATAQSGTGEYTRSIFQVVTIALLASWVAAVVFVPYLGEKLLPDLAKIHAAKHGTGNGQPDPYGTPFYQRVRRLVEWCVRRRKTVIVLTAVLFIGSVILFRFVPQQFFPASGRLELMVDLKLAEGASLSNTRDEVKRLEALLKDHAGIDNYVAYVGTGSPRFYLPLDQQLPAASFAQFVVLAKTIEEREVLRTWLIEALKEQFPALRARVTRLENGPPVGYPVQFRVTGEHIEEVRALARKVAAKVRENPHVVNVHLDWEEPSKVVYLNVDQDRARALGVSTANLSRFLQSSLTGSSVSQYREDNELIEILLRGTLHERTELSLLPSLAVPTDNGRSVALSQVATLEYGFEEGIIWHRNRLPNVTVRADIYGKEQPATLVKQIMPTLDPIRAELPDGYLLDVGGTVEDSARGQNSVKAGVPLFIVVVLTLLMLQLRSFSRTVMVFLTAPLGLIGVTMFLMVFRQPFGFVAMLGTIALSGMIMRNSVILVDQIEQDIASGLKPWQAIIEATVRRFRPIVLTALAAVLAMIPLSRSVFFGPMAVAIMGGLIVATALTLLFLPALYAAWFRIKKDPA from the coding sequence ATGGGTTTCAATCTTTCCGAATGGGCGCTGCGCAATCGCCAGATCGTACTGTTCCTGATGCTCTTGCTGGCCATTGTCGGCGCACTGTCCTACACCAAGCTCGGCCAAAGTGAAGACCCGCCGTTCACCTTCAAGGCCATGGTGATTCGGACCATCTGGCCAGGGGCCACGGCGCAGGAAGTGTCGCGCCAGGTCACCGAGCGCATTGAAAAGAAACTGATGGAAACCGGCGAGTACGAACGCATCGTTTCGTTCTCCCGTCCGGGCGAATCCCAAGTGACGTTCGTTGCCCGTGATTCCATGCACTCGGTGGAAATCCCGGAGCTCTGGTACCAGGCTCGCAAGAAGATCAACGACATTCGTCATACTCTGCCACCGGGCATCCAGGGGCCGTTCTTCAATGATGAGTTCGGCACGACGTTTGGCAATATCTACGCCCTGACCGGCGAAGGTTTTGATTACGCGGTGCTCAAGGACTACGCCGATCGCGTGCAGATTCAGCTGCAACGGGTCAAGGATGTGGGCAAGGTCGATCTGCTCGGGTTGCAGGACGAGAAAGTCTGGATCGAACTCTCCAACGTCAAACTCGCCACCCTTGGCCTGCCTTTGTCGGCGGTGCAGCAGGCCCTTGAAGAGCAGAATGCGGTGTCCACCGCCGGGTTCTTCGAGACCTCCAGCGAGCGATTGCAGCTACGTGTCTCGGGGAATTTTCAGACGGTCGAAGAGATCAAGAACTTCCCGATCCGCGTCGGTGATCGTACGTTCCGTATCGCCGATGTGGCCGATGTGCGTCGCGGTTTCAACGATCCGCCAGCGCCGAGCATGCGCTTCATGGCGGAAAACGCCATTGGCCTGGCCGTTGCCATGAAGGACGGTGGCGACATTCTGGTGCTGGGCAAGGCACTGGAAATCGAGTTCGACCGAATCCAGAAAAACCTTCCTGCCGGTATGCAGCTGCGCAAGGTCTCCGACCAGCCCGCCGCCGTGAAAAGCAGTGTCGGCGAATTTGTTCAGGTGCTGGTGGAAGCGCTGGCAATCGTCCTGCTGGTGAGTTTCTTCTCCCTCGGCGTGCGCACCGGCATGGTGGTTGCGCTGGCGATTCCTTTGGTATTGGCGATGACGTTCGCCTGCATGTATTACCTGGGAATCGGCCTGCACAAGATTTCCCTCGGGGCGTTGGTACTGGCGCTGGGTTTGTTGGTGGACGACGCGATCATCGCCGTGGAAATGATGGCGATCAAAATGGAGCAGGGCTTCGACCGCATCAAGGCAGCCAGCTACGCCTGGACCAGCACCGCATTCCCGATGCTCACCGGTACGCTGATCACCGCTGCCGGCTTCCTGCCGATTGCCACTGCGCAATCGGGCACGGGTGAATACACCCGTTCGATCTTCCAGGTGGTGACCATCGCGTTGCTGGCCTCGTGGGTGGCCGCGGTTGTGTTTGTGCCTTATCTGGGGGAAAAACTCCTGCCGGATCTGGCGAAGATTCATGCCGCCAAACATGGCACCGGCAATGGCCAGCCCGACCCTTATGGCACGCCGTTCTATCAGCGCGTCAGGCGCCTGGTGGAGTGGTGCGTACGGCGGCGCAAGACGGTCATTGTCCTGACGGCGGTGTTGTTTATCGGTTCTGTCATCCTGTTTCGCTTCGTGCCGCAACAGTTCTTCCCTGCGTCGGGTCGTCTGGAATTGATGGTCGATCTGAAGCTGGCGGAAGGCGCTTCGTTGAGCAACACCCGCGATGAGGTCAAACGACTCGAAGCCCTGCTCAAGGATCACGCCGGTATCGACAACTATGTCGCGTACGTCGGTACCGGTTCGCCACGTTTTTACCTGCCCCTGGATCAACAACTTCCTGCCGCGAGCTTTGCGCAGTTTGTTGTCCTGGCCAAAACCATCGAAGAGCGCGAAGTCCTGCGCACCTGGCTGATCGAAGCCCTCAAGGAACAATTCCCGGCCCTGCGCGCGCGGGTGACACGTCTGGAGAACGGGCCTCCGGTTGGCTATCCGGTGCAGTTCCGGGTCACCGGTGAGCACATCGAGGAAGTTCGCGCGCTGGCCCGTAAAGTCGCGGCCAAGGTTCGCGAGAACCCGCACGTGGTCAACGTCCATCTGGATTGGGAAGAGCCAAGCAAAGTCGTTTATCTGAACGTCGATCAGGACCGCGCCCGGGCGCTTGGCGTGAGCACTGCGAACCTGTCGAGGTTCCTGCAAAGCTCTCTGACCGGTTCCAGCGTCAGCCAGTACCGTGAAGACAACGAGTTGATCGAGATTCTGTTGCGCGGCACGTTGCACGAACGCACCGAACTGTCGCTGCTGCCAAGCCTGGCGGTGCCGACCGACAATGGTCGCAGTGTTGCACTGTCGCAAGTCGCGACCCTGGAATACGGTTTCGAAGAAGGCATCATCTGGCACCGCAACCGCTTGCCGAACGTGACGGTCCGCGCTGACATCTACGGCAAGGAACAACCGGCGACGCTGGTGAAGCAGATCATGCCGACCCTCGATCCGATTCGCGCCGAACTGCCGGACGGGTATTTGCTGGATGTCGGCGGTACGGTGGAAGACTCGGCTCGCGGGCAGAATTCGGTGAAGGCCGGTGTGCCGCTTTTCATCGTGGTGGTGCTGACGTTACTGATGCTGCAACTGCGCAGTTTCTCACGCACGGTGATGGTGTTTCTGACGGCGCCGTTGGGGTTGATCGGTGTGACCATGTTCCTGATGGTGTTCCGTCAGCCGTTCGGTTTCGTTGCCATGCTCGGCACCATCGCGCTGTCCGGGATGATCATGCGTAACTCGGTGATTCTGGTTGACCAGATCGAGCAGGATATCGCTTCCGGGCTCAAGCCCTGGCAGGCGATTATTGAAGCCACGGTGCGGCGTTTCCGGCCGATTGTGTTGACTGCTCTCGCGGCGGTGCTGGCGATGATTCCGCTGTCGCGCAGCGTGTTCTTCGGTCCGATGGCGGTGGCGATCATGGGCGGGTTGATTGTCGCGACGGCGCTGACGTTGCTGTTTCTGCCAGCGCTGTATGCGGCGTGGTTCCGAATCAAAAAGGACCCTGCCTGA
- a CDS encoding efflux RND transporter periplasmic adaptor subunit, producing MFRYALPLALPVSLAFLLSACGHEEAPQVTVRPAMVVQPEPSSQAMESFPGEVRARYEPELAFRIGGKVSRRLVEEGQRVKADQPLAELDPQDVRLQLEATRAQVAAAEANLSLVRAERDRYKTLMERQMVSRSQYDNAENLYRSGEARLKQIKAEFNVSTNQASYAVLRAPQDGVVAKRSVEVGQVVAAGQTVFTLATDGEREVLISLPEQSFGRFKVGQPVSVELWTQPDQRFAGRIRELSPAADPKSRTFAARIAFTAGKVPAELGQSARVFVQTSDVVPLSVPLSALTAENGATYVWVVNANNTLKKTPVRVGAFGEKTVPVLEGLSASDWVVAAGVHVLLEGQQVRPVDRSNRVVNLADKE from the coding sequence ATGTTCCGCTATGCCTTGCCCCTCGCGTTGCCAGTCAGCCTGGCGTTTTTATTGTCTGCGTGTGGTCACGAAGAGGCGCCTCAAGTCACCGTTCGTCCGGCCATGGTCGTGCAGCCAGAGCCGTCATCCCAGGCGATGGAGAGTTTCCCCGGTGAAGTCCGAGCACGGTATGAGCCGGAGCTGGCGTTTCGCATTGGCGGTAAGGTCAGTCGACGACTGGTCGAAGAGGGGCAGCGGGTCAAGGCCGACCAGCCTCTGGCGGAACTCGATCCTCAGGACGTGCGCCTGCAACTGGAAGCCACTCGCGCCCAGGTCGCCGCTGCCGAGGCCAACCTGAGCCTGGTGCGCGCCGAACGTGACCGCTACAAGACCCTGATGGAACGTCAGATGGTCAGCCGTTCGCAGTACGACAATGCCGAAAACCTTTACCGATCCGGTGAAGCACGCCTCAAGCAAATCAAAGCCGAATTCAACGTCTCGACCAACCAGGCCAGTTACGCGGTGCTGCGTGCGCCGCAGGATGGTGTGGTGGCGAAACGCTCGGTTGAAGTCGGGCAAGTCGTGGCGGCGGGGCAAACCGTATTTACCCTCGCCACCGATGGCGAGCGCGAAGTGTTGATCAGCTTGCCGGAGCAAAGCTTTGGCCGCTTCAAGGTCGGTCAGCCAGTGTCGGTGGAACTCTGGACCCAACCCGACCAACGTTTCGCCGGGCGCATCCGTGAGCTGTCGCCCGCTGCCGACCCAAAATCGCGCACCTTTGCCGCCCGCATCGCCTTCACTGCCGGCAAGGTGCCTGCCGAACTCGGCCAGAGTGCCCGGGTGTTCGTTCAGACCTCCGATGTGGTGCCGCTGTCGGTGCCGCTTTCCGCGCTGACTGCGGAAAACGGCGCGACCTACGTCTGGGTCGTCAATGCCAACAACACCCTGAAGAAAACCCCGGTACGGGTCGGTGCCTTCGGCGAGAAAACCGTCCCGGTACTCGAAGGACTGAGCGCCAGCGACTGGGTGGTGGCCGCTGGCGTCCATGTGCTGCTGGAAGGGCAGCAGGTGCGTCCGGTGGATCGCTCCAACCGCGTGGTCAATCTGGCGGACAAGGAGTAA
- a CDS encoding TetR/AcrR family transcriptional regulator — MSNNLSVPNGPGRPKDLAKRQAILDAAKILFLSKGYANTSMDAVAAEAGVSKLTVYSHFNDKETLFSAAVMAKCEEQLPTLFFELPDGVAVETVLLNIARGFHQLINSDESVNLHRLMMTLGSQDPKLSLIFFEAGPERMLQGMERLLSKVDHSGALSIDKPRNAAEHFFCLLKGAGNFRLLYGCGEPLIGDAAESHVQEVVELFMRAYRPEQ, encoded by the coding sequence ATGTCGAACAATCTCTCAGTACCCAACGGTCCGGGCCGTCCCAAGGATCTGGCCAAGCGCCAGGCAATCCTCGATGCGGCGAAAATTCTGTTTCTGAGCAAGGGTTATGCGAATACCAGCATGGACGCCGTCGCGGCCGAGGCCGGTGTGTCGAAGCTAACGGTCTACAGCCATTTCAACGACAAGGAGACGCTGTTCTCCGCCGCCGTGATGGCCAAGTGCGAAGAGCAATTGCCGACGCTGTTTTTCGAATTGCCGGACGGCGTTGCCGTAGAAACGGTGCTGTTGAACATCGCGCGCGGCTTTCATCAGCTGATCAACAGCGACGAATCGGTCAACCTGCATCGGCTGATGATGACGCTGGGCAGCCAGGACCCGAAACTATCGCTGATCTTCTTCGAGGCCGGACCTGAGCGCATGCTGCAAGGCATGGAGCGGTTGCTGAGCAAGGTTGATCACAGCGGCGCGCTGAGCATCGACAAACCGCGCAATGCGGCCGAGCATTTCTTCTGCCTGCTCAAGGGGGCAGGGAATTTCAGGCTGCTTTATGGTTGTGGCGAACCGTTGATCGGGGATGCGGCCGAGAGCCATGTGCAGGAAGTGGTGGAATTGTTTATGCGGGCGTATCGGCCTGAGCAATGA
- a CDS encoding class I SAM-dependent methyltransferase — protein MIEQPAACRIHVEALAATFQPQAEQWAERLGLPMQVDDGEFALQVGDQGLQLQQLGPDAPGPVRVDFVEGGAAHRRLYGGGSGQMIAKAVGVAQGVRPRVLDATAGLGKDAFVLASLGCEMSLIERQPLIGALLEDGLARGAEDFEVAPIVARMRLLKGNSIEVMRNWEGEPPQVIYLDPMFPHREKTALVKKEMRLFRPLVGDDPDAPALLEAALALASHRVVVKRPRKAPCIEGPKPSHALDGKSSRYDIYPKKALKP, from the coding sequence ATGATTGAGCAACCTGCGGCCTGCCGCATCCATGTCGAGGCCCTGGCCGCGACTTTTCAGCCACAGGCCGAACAATGGGCCGAGCGCCTGGGTTTGCCGATGCAGGTGGATGACGGTGAGTTCGCCTTGCAGGTCGGCGACCAGGGGTTGCAGCTGCAGCAACTGGGCCCGGACGCGCCGGGGCCGGTGCGGGTGGACTTTGTCGAGGGCGGTGCGGCCCATCGCCGCTTGTACGGCGGCGGCAGCGGTCAGATGATCGCCAAGGCTGTCGGGGTTGCCCAAGGCGTGCGTCCGCGCGTGCTGGATGCCACGGCGGGGCTGGGCAAAGATGCGTTCGTGCTGGCGAGCCTGGGCTGCGAGATGAGCCTGATCGAGCGTCAGCCGCTGATTGGCGCGTTGCTTGAAGATGGCCTGGCGCGCGGCGCGGAAGACTTTGAGGTAGCGCCGATCGTGGCGCGGATGCGCTTGCTCAAGGGCAATTCGATCGAGGTGATGCGCAATTGGGAAGGCGAGCCGCCACAGGTGATCTACCTCGACCCGATGTTTCCCCATCGTGAGAAAACCGCCTTGGTGAAGAAGGAAATGCGCCTGTTCCGGCCGCTGGTAGGTGATGATCCGGATGCGCCTGCGCTGCTCGAAGCGGCGTTGGCGTTGGCCAGCCATCGGGTGGTGGTCAAGCGCCCGCGCAAGGCGCCCTGCATCGAAGGGCCGAAGCCGAGTCATGCGCTGGACGGTAAATCCAGCCGGTATGACATTTATCCGAAGAAAGCGCTCAAGCCCTGA